One Capsicum annuum cultivar UCD-10X-F1 chromosome 2, UCD10Xv1.1, whole genome shotgun sequence genomic window carries:
- the LOC107858816 gene encoding LOB domain-containing protein 25, producing the protein MSSTSSYYSTPPCAACKFLRRKCLPSCVFAPYFPPEEPIKFTTVHKVFGASNVSKLLNEIQPHQREDAVNSLAYEAEARLKDPVYGCVGAISVLQRQVIRLQKELDATNADLMRYTNYEQANNNQIMENHQERSNFQYGRRMVPSYYSSARNNDISGDHNNISTDNCDGDS; encoded by the coding sequence ATGTCTTCTACCAGCAGCTACTACTCAACCCCTCCATGTGCTGCCTGCAAATTCTTAAGAAGAAAATGCTTGCCAAGTTGCGTTTTTGCACCTTATTTTCCTCCGGAGGAGCCAATAAAGTTCACAACCGTACACAAAGTATTCGGGGCCAGCAATGTGAGCAAGCTCCTGAACGAAATCCAGCCTCATCAGAGAGAGGATGCTGTCAATTCTCTCGCCTATGAAGCCGAGGCACGGTTAAAAGATCCTGTCTATGGCTGTGTTGGAGCAATTTCTGTTCTTCAAAGGCAAGTTATTCGCCTCCAGAAGGAACTCGACGCCACGAATGCTGATTTAATGCGATACACCAATTATGAACAGGctaataataatcaaattatgGAAAATCATCAAGAAAGGAGTAATTTTCAATATGGGAGAAGAATGGTTCCTAGTTATTATTCTTCTGCACGGAACAATGATATTTCAGGAGATCACAACAATATTAGTACTGATAATTGTGATGGTGACAGTTGA